In the genome of Chloroflexota bacterium, the window GAGAGTCGAGATCGTAGCCTGGGCCACCTCGGAAGCCGTCTGAACCTGGATCGTATAACGGTGCAAAGTCTGCTGCAAAGCAAACCTGATACGTTCCTGTTCTTCGAGGATGATATCGCGCTGGGCAATCAAGTATCCCTGCAGAAGCGCCCGGTGGTAGGTTTCCGCCATCCGAAGATCGGGCATAGCGATCAGATCTTGATCGTATGAAACGTGTTGTCGTAAAACCTCTCCCAACTGCAGAATGGCCTCGTCCCCTACACCGGACCGGCAGAGCTCCCCGCCGTGTTCAGCCACGGCTTCACGGTTTCCATCGGCGAAAAAGGCAAGGTATGACTCTGTCTCGGAATCGGCAAGCCGTTTCAGGTCGCTCGGCCGAATGAAGGCGCGGCCTGAAAACAGGGTCGAACGCAAGACCCCAAGTATAAGATCAGCAAGCTCAGGCTGTCGATCAACGCTATCCTGCATGAAGGTTTCGCTTACGGAGCCAAGTCGTGTCAGCCGCTCCCCAATGCGCGGCTCTCTTTGGCTCTTAGAAACGCTTGGTAGGTGCGTTCCTGTTCCTTTAGTAAATTCTCTTCGCGGGCTTCAATATAACCCTCTGTTACAGCATTACAATATTGGCCAGCAGTGTTGGGAAGGTCCGAAAGAGGATTCGATTTCTCGCGGCAGGTTCGACGCAATGCCTCAGTCATGGCCAACAATGACGCCGAACCAAGCCCATCGTTTGCCAGTTGCGCCCCGATGTTGCGGGTCTCTACATCTTGTCGCCCATCAAAAAACGAAAAAAAGGAAGTGGCCATCTCAGCACTGATCTGTCTCACCCGGGCAGGTGAGATCATCAATCCGCTGGAAAAAAGGGTATCGCGAAGCGCATGTTGAAGCTCCAACTCTAAAACACCGATATCAACATGTTCCTCAGGAACTGCAGGGTCGCGACGATCGTCCACAGAAAAACTCCTATTTTATCAGATAGGCACCAAATCCTGTGCCCGCTTCACCGAAAACACCCACATCCTCATCGCCAATAACAGACTCATCAAAGCTGTGCCAATCCAAAAAATTCACGAAACCCTGATCATCAGGACGCCACGGTTGTACAAGTTCCTTATAGCGGCTTAAGGATCGAAGATAAAACGGCGTCCCCATCTGCCGATAGATCTGGAGCACTTCGTCGGCACGGACCTGATCCGACTTGCCTTCCGCACCCTGGGCGTTGAATGCCCAGGTACTGGTGGGACCTGCCCAATCGAAGAACACGTCCGCGGCATAAGAAATCTCCTCGTCGGTCAGGAAACCACCCACACCCCAGTACACAATGGCCACATCACGCTTTCCGTTCAGTATGTCCGTTATCTCAGGATTGTTGAGCAATTCTTCCGGTCGCCTTGCATCGGCCTCGAAGAAGTACGTTCCGGGCGTGTCGCCAAGAATCTCCCGGGCATACTCCACAACGACAGGATCATAATCCGAATAAATGACCGTAGTCCCCGATGGAACTACGGTGTGAAGATGGTCCTGGGTAGGAAGACCTGAGGCAAAATCAATGATCGTGTCGAATCCGCGGACTGCTGTTAACTCTTGGCCGATATCCTGCAGACACCAACGCTGCAAGCGAGATAGCTTGCTAAGAAACGGAAGGCGAATCAGGATTTCTTCCGCCGCTCGGCGATCGACCTCAAAGTTATGGTGACCGCCCAGAAAATAATCATAGATTCGACCTGCACTGGGTATGCTGGCGTCGACAATGCTCTCTTTAGTCATTTTCCTTACTCCATCTGAGGATGTTGACACTTACTTCGGCAGAGACTGAGCAAATGCTGCATCAGACTGAGATATGGGAGAACCTGTACAACAGCAACGACAAACAACCCGCGTCAATAAGCAGGGATCATCATGTGGGACACAGGGACAACGATTCTCAGACATACAAGGGCAGCAACCTGCTCCAAACCACAGGCAATGGCTGATTTTATCACACTCCCTACAAGGGCGCAAACAGATCGTATCCGTTTTAAGACTCACGCTCCCTGTTGGGACTGACGCGGCCGGCATGCGCCTGTCCCCAAAAGTCTGGTCGAAAAGCGACGCGGGGCGCCGCGCTTTTGGGCCGCAGGGTTTGCCGGGTTCCCATCCTTCCCCTTTGTATCTTTTAGATTGCAGCGCTCTGGGGTATAATCGCCGTCAGTTGATGGAAAGGAAGAAACAGAGTGGACCTGAACAACATTCGTAATTTCTGCATAATCGCCCACATCGATCACGGCAAGAGCACGCTGGCCGATCGCCTTCTTCAGATTACCGGTACCGTTTCCGAACGGGAAATGAAGGAGCAAGTGCTCGATGATATGGACCTGGAACGGGAAAAAGGGGTCACCATCAAGGCCTCCGCGGTCCGCATGGCGTTCCAGGCACAGGATGGGCAGTCATACGAAATCAATCTTATCGACACCCCTGGGCACGTCGATTTTTCCTACGAAGTCAATCGGGCGCTGCAGGCCTGCGAGGGCGCTGTGTTGGTGGTAGATGCCAGCCAGGGGATCGAGGCCCAGACCCTTGCCAATCTCTACCTGGCCATGGAATCCGATCTGGAAATCATCCCTGTTATCAACAAGATCGACCTGCCCGCGGCCCGCCCGGATGAGGTCGCCCAGGAGATCGAAGACCTGATCGGCACGCCGGCCGAGTATATTGTCCGGGTATCGGCAAAAGAGGGCACCAACGCCAAACAGGTTCTGGAATCGGTTGTCCAGGAGGTGCCCCCACCCCAGGGAGAGCCCGATCAACCCCTGCGCGCCCTGATCTTCGACAGCCACTACGACGCCTTCAAGGGAGTGATCGCCTATGTCCGTGTCGTCGATGGCACTGTCGAGCACGCCGCCCCATTGCAGTTGATGTCGACAGGGATCGGGCTGGAACCGCTGGAGATAGGTGTCTTCTCGCCGCGCATGACGCCGGTCGACCGGCTGAGCGCCGGTGAGGTAGGCTATGTCGCCACCGGCCTGAAGACGGTCCGGGATCTGGCGGTAGGGGACACCCTCACCCAGACCGATTCACCGGCCGACAAGGCTCTGCCCGGATATCAAGCCATGAAGCCAATGGTTTTCGCTGGCCTTTACCCCAGCGAGAGCGAGGATTTTGTCTTGCTCCGGGATGCACTGGAAAAACTGCATCTCAATGACGCCTCTCTTGTCTACGAGCCAGAGACCAGCCAGGCCCTGGGATTCGGTTTCCGCTGTGGCTTCCTCGGACTCTTTCACATGGAGATCATCCAGGAACGCCTGGAGCGCGAGTATGGGCTTGACATCATTTTCACGGCGCCGAGCGTCGAATACCAGGTGACGAGAACGGATGGCACGGAGATGGTCATCGACAGCCCGGCCGATCTGCCTGAGCCCAACGAAATCCTTGAGATTCGGGAACCCTGGGTTGAAATCGAGATATTCACCCCCAGCGAGTTCATCGGCACGGTGATGGAGTTGGTGGTACGCAAGCGAGGCGAGTTTATCTCACAGGAGTACTTTGATCAGCGGCGGGTCCTGTTGAGCTACAAGATACCGCTGAGCGAGATTCTGACTGAGTTTTTCAACGATCTGAAGGCTCGCACTCGCGGCTATGCCAGCCTCGATTACCATTTTGATGAATACCGGCCGGCCGACATGGTAAAGCTCGAAGTCCTGGTCAACCACCACCCTGTCGATGCCCTGAGCATCATCGTCCACCGTGGCGACACCTATCGCAAGGGACAGAAGCTGGTCAGCAAAATGAAGGATGCCATTCCGCGGCAGATGTTCCTGGTTCCCATTCAGGCAGCCGTCGGCAACAAGGTCATCAGCCGGGCCAACATCAAGCCGCTGCGCAAGGATGTGCTCGCCAAATGTTATGGCGGCGATGTCAGCCGCAAGCGCAAACTACTGGAACGGCAGAAAAAGGGCAAAAAACGCATGAAGATGGTTGGTAGCGTAGAGATTCCCCAGGATGCCTTCATGACGGTGCTGAGCCTGGAGGATGACTAACAGCGTGTTTCTGTTGCTGCCGCGGTCGCGGGATCCGTTGACTTCGGCATGACTACCCCTTCCACCCGTCTGGGCGATCTGCTGCGGCGCCATGGTCTTAAGCCGCGCAAAGGCCTGGGGCAGAATTTCCTGGCCGATCCCGTGCACCTGGATCGAATCGTCGAGGCGGCCGAACTGTCAAGCGACGATCTCGTGCTGGAAGTGGGTCCGGGCGTTGGCACATTGACGGTCCGTCTGGCTGCCCGGGCAGGGCACGTGGTTGCGATCGAACTGGACCAAAAGCTCTTCCCAGCCCTCGAAGAGGTCTTGAGTCAGTCTCCCAATGTCACCGTGATCCATGGAGACATTCTCCAGCTCACCCCAACTCAATTGACCATCGACCATCGACAATTCACCATTGACGATTATAAGGTCGTCGCCAACCTGCCCTACTACATCACCTCGGCGGCAATCCGCCACCTGCTGACAACAGACCGGCCCCCTACACTGCTTGTCCTGACGGTTCAAAGGGAAGTTGCCCAACGGATCGTGGCACAGCCCCCGGACATGAGCCTGCTGGCCATCAGCGTGCAGTTCTACGCGAAGCCCGAGATCGTGGCCAGGATTCCGGCGGGCGCCTTTTATCCCGCACCTAAGGTCGACTCTACCATTCTGCGCTTGCGCGTGGGCATGAACCCGGCCGTTCAGGTAGCCTCCGAGGACGATTTCTTCCGGGTCGTGCGGGCAGGGTTCAGCCAGCGACGAAAACAGCTGCGCAACGCGTTAAAGGGGGGACTTGGCCTCACCCCCTTGCAGGCCACTGCACTGCTCGAAGCCGCTGAGGTAGCCCCGCAGCGGCGAGCCGAAACCCTCAGTCTTGGGGAGTGGGCAAAATTGGCCAACAACTGGCACTATTCATCCGCTTCAGGCAAGGCGTAAACACCACGGTATTGGGGGGGCAAGAGCTCGGCAATTCGATACATGATCTGATCGGTGTACGCCTCCAGTTGCTCACCCTTGGCGCGGTTGGGACTGCCCGGCAATACGAAGGGTTCACCCACCTCCACGATTATTCTAGGACGCCTCAATCGCCTCAGAGTCGCGAATGCCTTCTCCTGGCCACTTATCCCGACAGGCACGATAGGTACGCCCGTTCGGGAAGCCAGGTAGGCCACGCCGGGATGTCCTTGCTGAAGCCCGCCCGTCTTGCTCCGGGTACCCTCGGGAGCGATTGCCAGTGCGCCGCCCCCCTTGAGTACTTTGACCGCAGCGCCCATCGCCTTGCGATCCGCCCCGCCTCGATCGACAGGGATGGCCGATTCTGTCCAGCGTAGAAAGTGCCCAAGACCAAAAGTACTTTCCCAGGTGCTGGCGACAAGAAAGGTAATCGGCCGGTCGAGCAGCAAGAATCCGATGGGGGGATCTAATACATGCAGGTGATTCGACACGAAGAGAAATGGACCCGAGGTGGGTATTTTTTCTCCGCCGCGGACTTCAAGTCGGCTAAGAAGGCGAAACAACAGGCGATCTATCTCCCGAAGAATCCGCATTCGCAACGGCCATTGATTGGGCGAATCCATTAGGTTCCTCTACTCATCGGATACGGAAAGCGGTGTGGGAATCAGCCGGCGTCCCTGAGCCTGGACCGTGTAGCTAAACACGGGACCTGCCGGCACCAACTCCACATCAAACAGAGTCTCGCCGCCCCGGGCCACCACATTATGCACCGGCTCGACGATTCGGGCACCCACAACCCGGCCCAGAGGATCATATAGGGTGGCAACAGCAATCACAGCAACCGCCTCATGAGAGCCTACGTTGGCAATCCGCCCATGAAGGCGTAGCGGTTGGCGTGGAGGTTGATCCAGCGTGACGCCTCTTGGCTGCAAATCCATGTGGATGGGGTCGATATACGCGGGCACAGCCGACAGAACCTCGGTCTGGAAAGTGGCGAAGCTTGCAGGCACGTCTGAAAATCTGATGACGAAAGGGGCCCGTTGCCCCGGAGCCACAACGTCCAGCATGGTGTAGGAATCTCCGGCGATCAATGGGCGGTCCTGGTTATCGAACAGCCTCATCTGAACCAGAACTTGCTCCAACTCAACCGTGCTTGTGTTGATAACCTCGCCCAGAGCCGACAGGCCTCCCACCGGATTGGGGTGAAAGTATACGTTTTTCACCTTCATGGGAAGGGGCGTGGGGGTCGGGGTCTCCGTGGGTTCAATGGGACCGCTAATCCCTCCCAGGGGAATGATCAATTCCTGTCCCACCTGCAAGGCTCGCTCGTCGACAATGCCATTGACATCCCGCAGCAGATCATGGGGAACGCCAAACCTGCTGGCGATAATATGCAGATTCTCGCCAGCCTGGATTTTGTAGATCACCGGCGTGGGCGTGATCGTCGGCGTCGCCGTTGGCGGCGCCGTATAGGGCGCCGGGGTGCTGCTGGGCAGCTCGATTGGAACCAGGGTGGCTGTGACTGTTGCCGTAGGCGTCGGCGCCGGCATTTCAGTCGCCCGGGTCACAAC includes:
- a CDS encoding SAM-dependent methyltransferase, encoding MSTSSDGVRKMTKESIVDASIPSAGRIYDYFLGGHHNFEVDRRAAEEILIRLPFLSKLSRLQRWCLQDIGQELTAVRGFDTIIDFASGLPTQDHLHTVVPSGTTVIYSDYDPVVVEYAREILGDTPGTYFFEADARRPEELLNNPEITDILNGKRDVAIVYWGVGGFLTDEEISYAADVFFDWAGPTSTWAFNAQGAEGKSDQVRADEVLQIYRQMGTPFYLRSLSRYKELVQPWRPDDQGFVNFLDWHSFDESVIGDEDVGVFGEAGTGFGAYLIK
- the lepA gene encoding translation elongation factor 4, with amino-acid sequence MDLNNIRNFCIIAHIDHGKSTLADRLLQITGTVSEREMKEQVLDDMDLEREKGVTIKASAVRMAFQAQDGQSYEINLIDTPGHVDFSYEVNRALQACEGAVLVVDASQGIEAQTLANLYLAMESDLEIIPVINKIDLPAARPDEVAQEIEDLIGTPAEYIVRVSAKEGTNAKQVLESVVQEVPPPQGEPDQPLRALIFDSHYDAFKGVIAYVRVVDGTVEHAAPLQLMSTGIGLEPLEIGVFSPRMTPVDRLSAGEVGYVATGLKTVRDLAVGDTLTQTDSPADKALPGYQAMKPMVFAGLYPSESEDFVLLRDALEKLHLNDASLVYEPETSQALGFGFRCGFLGLFHMEIIQERLEREYGLDIIFTAPSVEYQVTRTDGTEMVIDSPADLPEPNEILEIREPWVEIEIFTPSEFIGTVMELVVRKRGEFISQEYFDQRRVLLSYKIPLSEILTEFFNDLKARTRGYASLDYHFDEYRPADMVKLEVLVNHHPVDALSIIVHRGDTYRKGQKLVSKMKDAIPRQMFLVPIQAAVGNKVISRANIKPLRKDVLAKCYGGDVSRKRKLLERQKKGKKRMKMVGSVEIPQDAFMTVLSLEDD
- the rsmA gene encoding 16S rRNA (adenine(1518)-N(6)/adenine(1519)-N(6))-dimethyltransferase RsmA, producing the protein MTTPSTRLGDLLRRHGLKPRKGLGQNFLADPVHLDRIVEAAELSSDDLVLEVGPGVGTLTVRLAARAGHVVAIELDQKLFPALEEVLSQSPNVTVIHGDILQLTPTQLTIDHRQFTIDDYKVVANLPYYITSAAIRHLLTTDRPPTLLVLTVQREVAQRIVAQPPDMSLLAISVQFYAKPEIVARIPAGAFYPAPKVDSTILRLRVGMNPAVQVASEDDFFRVVRAGFSQRRKQLRNALKGGLGLTPLQATALLEAAEVAPQRRAETLSLGEWAKLANNWHYSSASGKA
- a CDS encoding lysophospholipid acyltransferase family protein, with translation MDSPNQWPLRMRILREIDRLLFRLLSRLEVRGGEKIPTSGPFLFVSNHLHVLDPPIGFLLLDRPITFLVASTWESTFGLGHFLRWTESAIPVDRGGADRKAMGAAVKVLKGGGALAIAPEGTRSKTGGLQQGHPGVAYLASRTGVPIVPVGISGQEKAFATLRRLRRPRIIVEVGEPFVLPGSPNRAKGEQLEAYTDQIMYRIAELLPPQYRGVYALPEADE
- a CDS encoding LysM peptidoglycan-binding domain-containing protein, with product MLAIVLMLLCSCGQVVTRATEMPAPTPTATVTATLVPIELPSSTPAPYTAPPTATPTITPTPVIYKIQAGENLHIIASRFGVPHDLLRDVNGIVDERALQVGQELIIPLGGISGPIEPTETPTPTPLPMKVKNVYFHPNPVGGLSALGEVINTSTVELEQVLVQMRLFDNQDRPLIAGDSYTMLDVVAPGQRAPFVIRFSDVPASFATFQTEVLSAVPAYIDPIHMDLQPRGVTLDQPPRQPLRLHGRIANVGSHEAVAVIAVATLYDPLGRVVGARIVEPVHNVVARGGETLFDVELVPAGPVFSYTVQAQGRRLIPTPLSVSDE